Below is a genomic region from Phalacrocorax carbo chromosome 10, bPhaCar2.1, whole genome shotgun sequence.
ATTAGCTTCCGAGGCACAATTGTGGACACCGGACTGGATGTGGACAAGAAAGTGatggaaacaaattattttggtcCGGTAGCCCTCACCAAAGGTACCCATGATCCAGATTACAGGGGGACAGTGGATTTGGCCGATACCTTCTGCAGGCCAACACAACTAAGCACAGCTTAACTTCTGTTTGTAGATGTATTTGGCACAGTACAGTGTAAGAGGGGAGGAATGTTCTGTTTTATGGGCAGGCCTAAAGGAGATGCTTGGGCATGGCTGCATGGCAAGCACCCGATTAGAGATACCACCTTGTTTAAAACGTCTGGCAGGAGCTTATGAAGAGAGATACAGTCAGCCTGTCTGCACTGATAAAACCCTAGAGAACGCAGGATGGGTTCTAGGTGAAGCTGTAGCTTTCCTAGGACACTTCTTTGATTACACAGGAAGTTCAGCCTGGAGGGTATCAGCTGCAGCAAATGGGAAGATGTACTGGTGGCAGAAAAGAGCAAGTCCTGCTGACCACGCCTGTGGGAGATCACAGCAACTCTAACAGCCTTTGTGCAGCCTTGCAGGCACAAGGACTCTCCTCACAGGTGAACATCCCAGCCAGACTGCAGCTTCAGTTAGAGGCATCCTAAGCACTGTCCCTTGCCCTATGCTGAATGAGGATCTTGTAATTCACTTAGGCATCTTTGAATGTTGAGAAAGCATTTATTCTTGACAGCAGTGATGGCAGGACTGTTATTCTGAATGggtcttttctgtcttttgctAGCACTTCTCCCCTCCATGATCAAGAGGAGACAAGGCCACATTGTGGCCATCAGCAGTGTTCAAGGCAAAATAAGCATTCCTTTCAGATCCGCATGTAAGTACCTCCACAGAAGATGGGGAAGACATATTTGGGGCACCAGACTGAATGAATACTTGGCTACTGCTTCCACATTTAGCTCTCTGTAGAGCTGGCTGCatgcagggaaggcagagcttTGCATCATTCTTAGTGTGGTCACAAATCACTGACAGCTGTTGAGGTAGGCACTCTTAAATACAAGATCTTAGCCCTGTCCTAAAGTTGTTACCAGGTGGAAAAcgagaaaatatttccagtgtcttgaaaacagttttatatTCCTATCTTAACACTTGAGCCTCCCTATAAACTTTCTGATTAATTCCataattttattgcattttatcCTTCTCGTTTGCCAGGTTAATCTCCTACAAGAAGGTAGGAACTTTTTGTTTTAGTAAGTTATGAAGTGCCACAGTACAACGGATGCCAAAATAAGAGCTTAAACAGTTATCTTGATCCAGCGAACTCTTTGTGCTGAATCAGTTATGACAAGAAATTATATTGGTGAGATCACTGGAAAAAGCCTTATAAAAGCTGGATGAACCAGAAGGAGAGTGTTTGGCATGCAAGCATCTGTAAATCACTGACAATAAACATAAAAATGGAGAAGTACAGTGATGATGGCATAAGAGTGGTAGGGCGTGATGCTGAGTGAAGGTCTGGGCTATCTGGTCTTTGCAGGTGACGTTGGGTACGATTGCACTAAGAAGTCAGTGTGTTCAGAAGAGCTTCCAGAGCGCTTGCGCAGGGATCAGAGCCACGTGGgcctggcagcacagagctcaGCGCTTGCCTAGGCCCTCAGACCAGGTGTGCAGCCTGCGCtaagctctgtgctgctggtgtcaCCCCTGCAGCTGTGTCAGGGGGGTGGCAGTCACAGCGGTACTGACCAACTATACGTGGAAAAGGAGCGAGCAAAAGGAGTTGCTCAGCCATTTAACGGGGAAATCCTACCCTAGGCCACGCTCCTCTACTCCTGTCTGCTTATGTGATCAGGTTTTGACTTGTGTGCAGCCAAGCTCTGAACCTGCTCTGCAAGCCCTAACACTCAGCACATGTAGGCCAGCAGGGTGCTTGGCAGCGAGTGtcagctctgccctcctgcACTGGCACCACATTCCCCTGGCCCCAGCCTGTCTCATCAAATGCTTCCCAAGCCAGGCTCTGTGCCTCCTTTATCGCAAGTGGGAGGCAGCTTGGGCTCACTCTGTAGTGCTTTGGCATGGCTGTGATATTAAGCTCAGGATCCTAGCCAGTTTCCAACTTGAGTATTTACATTTTGCCTCCTGAATTGCCTCTCACTCCCACTACCTGTTGCTGCcattcactaaaaaaaaaaccaaacaaccaaactcTAGAAGCTGGAGAAcagctgctgggtttgtgctgaGAAGTGActgcatttcagtgaaaaacCCATTCAGGCGGATGAATCTACCTTCAGCCTTGCTCCTTCTCCTTAGTGCATAGTCCTTCTCCTGTTTTTCAGATGCTGCCTCTAAGCATGCTACCCAGGCCTTCTTTGATTGTCTACGAGCAGAGGTAGAGCAGTATGACATTGATGTGACAGTTGTAAGCCCCGGATACATTCAGACAAACCTCTCTCTCAATGCTGTAACAGCAGATGGATCTCGCTACGGAGGTGAGATATGACTTTGTGCCGTCTATCTAAAGCATCTCCACCTCACTGAGTTACTCCAAAGTGTGCTTGCAGCCTACGGCCTCTGGTGGGGACACAGGTTAGCCCTGAAGTATCAACAGACACCTTTGGATGCAGGGTAGGAACAGTAACTCCCAAAACTTATCCTTCCTAGACAGCAACTACTGACTTCTAGCCCAACCGTGAATTACAGCTGCCTGTGCTCCCATACACAACCAGtgtaaaaaccaaaaccatacaAGCAGCTGTGAACAGTTAGAACAGAGCATTCCTAGGAAAGGTACTTAAGCGTGGGCTTACCTGCTGGCGTTGGTGCttactttgctttcctttggcaGTTATGGACAAGAACACCGCGGAAGGACAGACAGCCGCAGAGGTTGCTCAGGTGGTTCTCAATGCAGTGGgacagaagaagaaggaagtacTTGTAGCTGGCCTAACACCCTGCCTGGCTGTCTACCTGCGAAACCTCTGCCCCAGGCTCTTCTTCACCTTAATGGCAACTAGagcaaaaaaggagagaaaagcaaaggactCTTAGAGCTCAGCTCATTCGAGCAGTAATTGTAGGGAGAGGCCAAGCCCCTGCAGTTTGGCTGGGACATCAGTGGAGGTGCTCCTGCAGGAAAAACCTTTCTCAAAATGCTGCAATTTACCATTGCATGGAGAGTGGGAAGCAGCTTCCCCCACATCAGGGCAGGCCCACTTGCTGGAGGACAGCACCTAAACCTCACCTGAAGAAGGGTGTTTGGACAAAGGGGGAGCTGAGGCTGCATGTGGGGCCACGTGCTAGGAGACAGCACCTTACCTCACCTCACTCCAGGCGTGCTCAGCTTTACTGGCCTGCTGCAAATAAAACCTACCTGTTTTGCCTTCACACAAGCTTTCCCCACCCCATGACCCCTGTGAAATACAGTCCTCAGCTGGGAGCTCTCATGATCAGTGTCTCCTTCCCACTCCTTCCAATCTGATGTAGAACATGACACTTCACAGAGCCTCTGCTTGTTAATGTGCCAAAACATCTGGCATGTTAAGTTGAACCCAAGTCCAGTGCCACCTTTAAAGTAGTAACTGATGTAaaaatttaagttttatttgGCAATTATTTTATCTGACTCAGTCATGCTGTACCAATGTACAGGGACATTTAACTCTGCACTACCTGACAGTACAGTACTAACGCCAGCACAGTTAATGCGGGGGAAGTGCTGAATGCGTAGAAAATCGCACAGCAAGGTGTGCTGTTGCGTGTAAATACTGcgcagctgccagcagcacagctggttCACCTGCAGGCCTGGTGCACAGGGCAGGTGCAAGTCTGCAGGTGCCAGGCACACCATCTCCTGGCAAGCAAGAGAATCTGTGTAGGGCAGACAGTGCAGGAGACAGACCCTTAGTTCgcatctgttttaaaacaatcaCGGATGTTAATTGGGATCACATCCAGTGGGGGAACAATACATGCCTGTCCACATGTCACAGGCCTGAGGGAGTGCCATAGCCTGCTCTTCACCTCTTCTCACATGAGGGATACCCACACCACTAGGGCAAAGGAGTGGCTGCACAGAGATAGTTCAGGAAGgccagaaataatatttttaaacttttaattgaaataaagcCTACTAGTAGGAACCAAGGCCCAGAcccctgctgccacctccaTGCACCTACCAGCATTCTCTATATGTACTGCCTTGTATGTCCTGCCTGTGAGTGCATCTCTGATGACAAATAAATTACATTGCtctgaaattaatcttttgttCTACTTCAGCTCCTCACAGCAGGTAACGTtagaggaagggaaagcaggagggctttggttttcttctcttaCATCCCTGCAAGGTGCTATTGCACCCATAGTAGGTAGAGAACAACATAGTTCATCCTGGCTCTCTTTACATCATTTGCTAGCTTACAGTAGACATAGTGTGAATCCACACAGAGGATTAGTCACACTAAAATGCTGATACAGGTGTGCAGGCCCTGCAGTACCTTCTCCTTCAAAAAGGCTTTTCTTGACCACTACAGGTTTATAAACTATCTCCGAGGATCCATCCCGGGTGGTGACCAGGATGCATTTAAACAATCACAATGCTGCTGCTCAGTTAGGGCATCCTCTACCATTTTCACCGTGGCTGAGGTTGCAGATTTATTACAGAAAGGCCTAGAGTTGAAGTCACAAGTTGAAGCTTTCAGGTGTATGCATCTGTTCTCCTGTTAAGATAGGAAACCAAGGCATtaccttctctccctctccacgAGGGGTTTCTGTGAGCGTTAgttgtgcttttcctttcaggttTTACATGTTCAGGTCATCCATTTCTTGGCAAAATACAGTACTCCTGCCAGTCTCGTCCAGCTGCTCCGTCTTCTGGTGTTTCAGGTCATGGCTACCCAGAAAGGGCCGAGGGGCCGTTTTGAATTTCAGTGCTATCTTCCAGGGTACTGAGCAGTGTAACACATCAgccctgaggaaaaaaaattacgtGTGGGGAGTTACTGTTTGACCAAGTCAGAGGTTACTGAGAGCGTGCACGGTCCCCTTTGAAGGGAAATTCCCTCTCTGTGACGAGGGGAATGCAGCACACTCCATTTCCACCTCCGCAACGCTCAGGATGGGCAGCAAAGCATGCAGGGCTTTTGAAAGGGAGGCTTGACCCCAGCCATAGTAACCCACAGCTACCAGCATGGGAGAAGGCAGAAACGTGCAACACAACTCTCAAGACCCCTCTCATTCTCGCAGGTCACCTTGCATAGTTACAGCACTGactccccccccagcccccaccacgTCCTCTCCACCTCAGAATGAAGggtgcatttttaaaacagacctAGCTGTTGTGACAGCTAAGCTGACTTTTCATTTCTCCTCCTGCCATAAGAGACCACAGGAAACTTGTTCATTTTTAACTCCAGAGTCTGATGCAAACCCTGCATTTAGGGAGCCTAGAAAGGGTTAGTCCTTCTGCCACAGTCATCATTCTAGGCGAGAGAAAGCTTAACACAAAAAAAGTGCCCAGAGCCACAGAGGTTTGGTGAAGAAAAGGAACTAATAGCCCTGACAATTATTCTGCAGATTAGAAAAAGAGCAGGAATGTCTCTTGTGTGGCTAGCATAAGGATATTTCAGGTCATTCTGCAGCAATAAAGCACATATTAAACTATGGCATATCTGCCACCAGTTTAAAATTCATCTGGTAGACGGGACTTGAGGAACAAACAACGTCAGGACTTGAAAGGCAGCCTGCCCAGCAGTCTTGGGCTAACCGCAGAAAGATGAAGTAGTTgcatttcttcccctcctctctgccaAGGCAACTGTACATTGTTGCTATAAATAGAGACGCTCTGGATCCCAGCTTTTAACCTTGGAGGGAGACAACTCAGCCACTGTACCGGCAGAAGAGGCAAAGGGCTGCTGCCACCGAGAAACGTCTCGATGCCACAGGAGTTTCCTCCAGCCCACGTGCCTGCTCAGGTACGGCTGCCTGCGCCTGCGGTAAAAGTACTCGCTCAGAACTCCCAGCAAACCCCGTCTGCCCACCGCGCGGGCAGCTGGGGCGCATGCCCTGCCAACGCAGAGCGGCATCAGCAGAAAAGCACAAGTTGGAACCGTGGCCAGAAAAGCCTGCTGCAGTCTGGAGGCGAGGGGGAGTTCTTGGTGCCTGCTGTTGCAGTTTGGAAAGATAAAGATAGAACTACGGAATTTGGTTTCTGACCTCAAGAGACTCCCTTCCAAGGTCAGTGCTTCAGCTGTGGAGGTCAGGCTGCGAGCAGTACACCTGTGGGCAGGCAGTTATTGCAGGGCTTCAGATCATAACACTTGAAGCTGTGCCAAGCTAGCCTTGTAGATGCAAGCCACGCCTATTTTCCATCTGGTAGGAGGAGATTAAAGACAGCAAGGCCTTATTTTTAACAATAACTGGCAGATCTTGTGACAGTAAATACTTCCCATTCTAAGAAAAAGATTTTGACAGTTTTGAGCAAAAAGATGAATTAATGCACAAGACCGAATTCTAAAGCTTCAGATAACACAGATACAAGACACAATCATGTGGATGCCTTGCAGCGGTTGCAGGCAGCTCCAGAAGCGTGTTCCAAGCAAGAGCAGCGGAACTGTGTCGTCAGGGCAGGGCCATCTGAGTGCCAGCAGCGGTAACAGAGCACTGAGGTGAGAGCTGGGCTCCCACCTCGGCAGTCCTCAGCTGCATGTGGTACAATGCATTTCAGTGGAGATGTATCCACATTAGACAGAACTTGTTCAAGAACCCAGCAGAATGTGTCTGTAGCTGGAAACTTACAGGGTTACCTCCATTGTTCAGAGAAATAGTAGCTGGAGGTGGCAGGGCAGCAGAGGACTGGGACACCTTTAGTCCCGATCATCAATGACTAAGCAATTACCAAAACGATATTAACAGTGGGATAACACATAAGCCCTCTTCCAAGAAACAAAACTAGTCAAGCAAGAGGGAACGCGACACTCTACAGCTATTCCTTCAACAGATGGTTGCTGTGAAGTAACACGGAAGCTGCTGCCACGTGCAATGGGCAAGAGGAGTATCAGGTCTGCGTGTGAGCATTCATAAATAATTGTCCCCACTGCAGTTCTCATAGCAAAGCCTCCGTCCCCTGGAAGGACACTATAAAAGGGAACTATGATAACAGTAACAAGAGagcaaaagcatttgaaattcTCATCCTTTAATGGTCAATGATAACTTCTGGCTGGTTCTGTGTAATACAATTAAACAATATACTTAAaggtctcagaaaaaaaaaaaaagcagctctcaCACCCCCTCTTTCTATAGCTTGCTTTCATTGACATTCCGCTGCTGGCTTGGACTCCCATGGCCTAACATACAGCTCTCAAGTCACCACACATCCACATCTTAAGTGTAACGAAGAACTGAAAAACCTTGGTGCACCAGTgatgtgttattttaaaaataacagctctATTAAACCAAATCCTTCCCAGTCTCCACTGCTtctcaaagaggaaaaacaaaatgttactGTGGGAGTCTTAATACGCTTGTCTTTGTGggtttctctcttccctgctccagtCATACAGCATAGAGTTCATAGATCTTCTTTACACAGTACACCAGGGCAGCGAGTGCTATCGTGTTATGCAGTCTCTTTCTGTGCAGGTCGTCCTTCCTCACCAGCACCACCGGAGTGGAGGAGGTGAGCGTATGCAGGGGCAGGCGGGAAAGTTTATAGGCATCGTACTCTACTTGGTACTTGCAGCAGGGATCAAATTGCCAGGAGATACCATAAAGGGTGCAGCAAGCCACGCTCAGcacaccagcaggcagggagatgtAGTGAGAATAATCTACTGGAAGTGCCAGAGGGGTGAAGAGACAAGTGGTGCCCGCTAACACGGCCGTCTTGTGCAGGCAGTTCCCGACGGTGATCCAGCGGGCCGTCTCATCCCCAATGCGAGTGGGCTCTATCACTATGTACTTGTACTGCGCTTCCAGCGCCTGCTCCAGCTCATACTCAAACTGGTCCTGAGCATTCTCGCCATTGTAGATCTCATGCACGATGTAACAGTCCGTGGAGGACAAGGTGACCCTGTTAACAGGAAACACAGAGTTAAAACCACAGAGCTTAAAGGCAGACTTTTCACCCACCCAGCTGtgagaacagaagagaaaaatgcctGAAGTGAGGGCGGCCCCTCAAGGTCAGTCACAGCCTCTCTTCAACAACAAGCAGCTTTTTCAAATCAAGATTCATTTCACATCAGCTAATTATGCCTGCTGTACACGAAGTCATCCCAAAATAAGGCAACATTTTTCCTTACCTCTTCCTAACCTGGAGGAGCTAGAGCATTTTGAGAAAATAGGATCTTGTTAACAATGCTAAAATGGTTCCTCACAGACACCCGAGCAGGTTCTCCAGAGATACTTCAAGTGTCACACCTTAGTGACCACACCGCATCAAGACGGACAATAAGACTAGCAACTCATCCGTCAAGAGGGCAAGCTGCACTGGAAGGTTTATAAGAGAGGAAGCATCTTTAGATGAATATATTTGCTTTCTCCCCACAGTAACTACCTCCTTGCCACTGATGCAGCTTGCTATTTAGTCCCCCATAGCGAATCCAACAAGGGTGGCCAAGAAACATTGCTGGAAGTGAAGGTGAAAAAGGTAGCAGAGCACTCTGTTACAGAACGGTTCACTCCCTCTGCAGAAACAGGACACAGCAAAGCAAGAAAGGAACATTTTGTTTAACCCAGCGCAGCTTTAACCATGAAGAAAGCGGCTCGCTTCACCTTGGATCAGGCTCCCTGCTGACAGGGGATTCACAAGACTTGTACATCCCCCATTTGAGTAGCTGCTTTTAGCTACCTGAAGTAACATCAACTTCCACCTTCCCTCTGCCATCTTCACACGCATCACCTTAGCTGCAGCTACATTAATGTAATAGACTAAGAAACAGGATTATGACTTTTTACCTGTGCTGAGAAAGGCTAAAAACCTATCCATTAGAACAAGGCAAAATCCTCCCTTCTAAGCATAAGAACTAACTATTTCTGACATACTTGTGCTTAAGcagaacaaaactgaacacgTGGCCTCTTGAGGATAAAAATATCTAGCAGATTCCtttggcagaaggaaaaaaatttgcacACGTATTTGACCTAATCATAGCAGACAAAACAACCTCATCCCAACAGCATTTAGACCCTCCCAATACCAGGAGGCAAGGCACTGCTGGGATGGGGAATGAAACTAGCACTTTTTACTCCATTAGTACAATGGTACTTATGTGCACGCACTGGAAAataagggagaaaaatacaCATTCATAAGCTGCTGCATTTCCAGACATTACCCTTAATGTGCAGCTCCATTCATGCTGCAAAGGGTATCATGCAGTGGCCACCTGTAATCAAGAATATTGTTAAATTACAAGCTGTTGCCAGAAGTAGCTGCTTTTGCTAACAGCGGCAAACATATCAAACAGCAGGACCCAAGATGCACCAGCCTCTCTCAAAGCAGAGTAATAAGCACTTTCATTAAAAGTCTGGCTGGAATTTATATGAACTACAAAGAAAACTCAAACTTACAGCTAGTTACTGAGTTCTCTGCAGTGCATTTTCCCCTTGGCCTGTTCACgggtagaaagaaaaataaaaatccaccTGAATGCTGTGTAAGCCCATGGCATACACATCTTGTCAGACATTGTTTGGAAAATTATTAACCCTTTCAGCACAGGACACTGTGGGCTCCAACGTTCTGTAGTGAATTGGCaaggatttaaagaaaa
It encodes:
- the TMEM11 gene encoding transmembrane protein 11, mitochondrial, which encodes MAAWGRRRAGPGSTNSGGGRERVTLSSTDCYIVHEIYNGENAQDQFEYELEQALEAQYKYIVIEPTRIGDETARWITVGNCLHKTAVLAGTTCLFTPLALPVDYSHYISLPAGVLSVACCTLYGISWQFDPCCKYQVEYDAYKLSRLPLHTLTSSTPVVLVRKDDLHRKRLHNTIALAALVYCVKKIYELYAV
- the DHRS7B gene encoding dehydrogenase/reductase SDR family member 7B, with amino-acid sequence MRRLSVVAMVTAVARKTVQKGKLMDLTSTVIIPLLFGSLGIFALFRLLQWMRMRAYLQEAVVVITGATSGLGKECAKAFHAAGSKLVLCGRDSEKLKDLVQELSTMTNHRKNTHKPHTVVFDLSDTKTVLNAAEEILKYLSHVDILINNAGISFRGTIVDTGLDVDKKVMETNYFGPVALTKALLPSMIKRRQGHIVAISSVQGKISIPFRSAYAASKHATQAFFDCLRAEVEQYDIDVTVVSPGYIQTNLSLNAVTADGSRYGVMDKNTAEGQTAAEVAQVVLNAVGQKKKEVLVAGLTPCLAVYLRNLCPRLFFTLMATRAKKERKAKDS